One region of Anas acuta chromosome Z, bAnaAcu1.1, whole genome shotgun sequence genomic DNA includes:
- the TDRD7 gene encoding tudor domain-containing protein 7 isoform X1 — protein sequence MQEPDLVAKTLRAVLHSNKHGIPLSELQSEYKLLTGEWIPFRHLGHNTLEGYLQSIPGVVRIEGSKMGEMTCHAVACPETVQIAQLVARQRSSKKKMGRQVNCQMRLKNTSPVVLVGKPKGMLRQPQSLSVPEEGGKKPVPRVPRGRGVACGVVKPTMESARSAVPPAAGSGPPKEIPMQRHVTVVSRSEKRLTVPPRFQKELQVHLSRKSSVDSNDNLNTSIVETRTAASGRSAPNINEVQNRIKEILNKYRNGIWVSKMAQIYQEMYWDELSTAVLSQLEHWPHICTVEKVCTGDQIDGLLYPAKGISPPVKSDTEQEKASQNVTSKVDPLLKPSMESDSASLSSDFKQKVVNILKKYSSGLWANALPKLYQDTYQAKFPEGILNNLELLSDICVVNYVSNAPKKAILYVKPQRCTDENLNVTEKVQTPDNVKATAEHQYEESKEWYPEKVTVPPLLIPSEGPVSIMVVELNNTNEVIIRYVGKDYSYAQEQMEDDMRAYYSQNRAVLQAQSLSVGQLVVVHTEDEAWLRARIISVEDKKIKVYYVDHGFSEVVESNSVYKLHKQFCSLPFQVAKCKLAGLEVFCDDPALVKAVDLQACSKILAVEILERSDPPLFVLYDTSGEDDININATCLKALYDKSFELHLQVDALYTNVRVTSVLSDGSLYCQLPSKGLSRLSEILQKIEDHFLHKQTSEFNVSLPFCGKICLLPCKGKWARVEITIIHSRRALGVRFVDTGTVATVEASDLREIPSQFLREVIAIPPQAVTCCLADLPPNTGMWTPDAVLWLRDKVTSCPEFSMKVVKQDAAKGIAHVYLFAPENFPDVDRSVNRQIVNADLWKHQKDVFLSVTPRGTTSAKVTGDTVSALQLNRGRLEKSFSDSAEPAVEPSSAVSASDMPPPLPLSKVGGLMDVYVSVACHPGHFVVQPWKELHNLEALMEEMILYYSMAEERPVNIEKNKLYAAKIENHWYRVIIKGILRNGFLSVYELDYGKHELVSIEKVQPLLDKFRKLPFQAIRAQLAGVKSQQWSEEASIMFRNRVEKKPLVAQIQAINESTNSWDRKIVTYLVDTSLPDIDTWIHDFVSQSLAELSKAD from the exons ATGACTTGCCATGCTGTTGCTTGCCCCGAGACCGTGCAGATCGCTCAGCTGGTGGCCCGGCAGAGGAGTTCCAAGAAGAAGATGGGTCGGCAAGTGAACTGCCAGATGAGGCTGAAGAACACGTCTCCGGTTGTGCTTGTAG GGAAGCCCAAAGGGATGCTGCGACAGCCCCAGTCCCTGAGCGTGCCCGAAGAAGGCGGCAAGAAGCCGGTTCCCCGCGTGCCGCGGGGCAGAGGGGTGGCGTGCGGCGTGGTGAAGCCCACCATGGAGAGCGCCCGCTCTGCTGTGCCTCCAGCCGCTGGGAGCGGCCCGCCCAAGGAGATCCCGATGCAGAGGCACGTCACTGTGGTCAGCAG GTCTGAGAAGAGACTGACTGTCCCACCACGATTTCAAAAGGAGCTGCAAGTTCACTTGTCCAGAAAATCTTCTGTCGATTCAAATG ataACTTAAATACATCCATTGTGGAAACACGTACTGCTGCCTCTGGTCGTTCTGCCCCTAATATTAATGAAGTCCAAAATCGCATTAAGGAGATCTTGAACAAGTACAGAAATGGTATTTGGGTATCGAAGATGGCACAGATCTACCAGGAAATGTACTGGGATGagctcagcacagcagtgctcagTCAGCTTGAGCACTGGCCTCATATCTGCACA gtgGAGAAAGTATGCACAGGTGATCAGATAGATGGGCTTCTTTATCCTGCTAAGGGAATATCGCCACCTGTGAAAAGTGATACAGAGCAAGAAAAGGCATCTCAGAATGTCACTTCAAAAGTGGACCCGTTGTTAAAACCAAGTATGGAGTCTGATTCTGCCTCACTTAGTAGTGACTTCAAGCAAAAAGTTGTTAATATCCTGAAGAAGTATTCCAGTGGTCTCTGGGCTAATGCGCTTCCCAAATTGTACCAAGACACTTACCAAGCAAAATTTCCAGAAGGCATTCTAAATAACCTGGAGTTGCTCTCAGATATATGCGTTGTTAATTATGTATCTAATGCCCCCAAAAAGGCTATCCTCTACGTAAAACCCCAAAGATGCACCGATGAGAATCTGAATGTCACAGAGAAGGTCCAGACACCCGACAATGTGAAGGCCACAGCTGAACACCAGTATGAAGAATCCAAGGAGTGGTATCCAGAAAAAGTAACTGTTCCTCCTCTACTCATTCCATCAGAAGGACCTGTCTCCATCATGGTGGTAGAATTGAACAACACTAATGAGGTTATAATTAG GTATGTGGGGAAAGATTATTCTTACGCCCAGGAACAAATGGAAGATGACATGAGAGCATACTATAGTCAGAACCGCGCAGTGTTACAAGCTCAGTCTCTGAGTGTTGGGCAACTTGTTGTTGTACACACTGAAGATGAGGCCTGGCTGCGTGCTCGGATAATTTCTGtggaagacaagaaaataaag GTGTACTATGTTGACCATGGCTTCAGTGAAGTTGTTGAAAGCAACAGTGTGTACAAACTACACAAGCAGTTCTGTTCGCTTCCATTTCAAGTTGCAAAATGTAAACTGGCAG GGCTGGAAGTCTTCTGTGATGATCCTGCCCTAGTAAAGGCTGTAGACTTGCAGGCATGCTCCAAGATACTTGCTGTGGAAATACTGGAAAGGAGTGATCCTCCTCTTTTTGTTCTCTATGACACTTCTGGAGAAGATGACATCAACATTAATGCTACTTGTCTGAAGGCTTTGTATGACAAATCCTTTGAACTACACCTACAG GTAGATGCACTATATACAAATGTCAGAGTAACCAGTGTTCTCTCAGATGGAAGTCTGTATTGCCAACTGCCATCTAAAGGCTTGTCTAGGCTTTCTGAAATCTTGCAGAAGATAGAAGACCACTTCCTTCACAAG CAGACATCAGAGTTTAATGTATCACTGCCTTTCTGTGGGAAAATCTGCTTGTTaccttgcaaaggaaaatgGGCACGTGTAGAG ATAACAATCATTCACAGTAGACGGGCGCTTGGTGTACGCTTCGTGGACACTGGAACAGTTGCAACCGTAGAAGCTTCAGACCTAAGAGAAATCCCATCACAATTCCTGAGAGAAGTAATTGCAATACCTCCTCAG GCTGTAACATGCTGCCTAGCAGATCTGCCTCCCAACACTGGCATGTGGACTCCAGATGCTGTACTGTGGCTGAGAGATAAAGTAACAAGTTGTCCTGAATTTAGCATGAAG GTGGTTAAACAGGATGCTGCAAAGGGAATTGCACACGTTTACTTGTTTGCTCCAGAGAATTTCCCTGACGTGGATCGTAGTGTCAATCGTCAGATTGTAAACGCAGACCTGTGGAAGCAtcagaaagatgttttcttgAGCGTTACGCCCAGGGGGACCACCTCCGCCAAAGTGACAGGTGATACAGTTTCAGCACTGCAGTTAAATCGGGGAAGGCTAGAGAAGAGTTTCTCTGATTCAGCTGAGCCTGCTGTGGAGCCCAGTAGTGCTGTGTCTGCCAGTGATATGCCTCCACCCCTACCCTTGTCAAAGGTTGGTGGGCTCATGGATGTCTATGTCTCAGTGGCATGCCATCCAGGTCACTTTGTTGTCCAGCCTTGGAAAGAGCTACATAACCTGGAAGCCCTAATGGAAGAAATGATCTTGTACTACAGCATGGCTGAAGAGAGACCTGTGAACATTGAAAAAAACAAGTTGTATGCAGCTAAAATTGAAAATCA TTGGTACAGGGTGATAATAAAAGGAATCCTTAGAAATGGGTTTCTGTCGGTGTACGAGCTGGACTATGGTAAACATGAGCTTGTCAGCATAGAGAAGGTACAGCCACTCCTGGATAAATTCAGAAAACTACCTTTCCAAGCTATAAGAGCTCAGCTTGCAG GAGTGAAAAGCCAGCAGTGGTCAGAAGAGGCGTCAATAATGTTTCGGAATCGAGTAGAGAAGAAACCCTTGGTGGCGCAGATACAGGCAATTAATGAAAGTACTAACTCTTGGGATCGAAAAATAGTGACTTACTTAGTGGACACGTCTCTTCCAGATATTGATACGTGGATTCATGACTTTGTGTCTCAAAGTCTTGCGGAACTTTCAAAAGCTGATTAA
- the TDRD7 gene encoding tudor domain-containing protein 7 isoform X2 — MQEPDLVAKTLRAVLHSNKHGIPLSELQSEYKLLTGEWIPFRHLGHNTLEGYLQSIPGVVRIEGSKMGEMTCHAVACPETVQIAQLVARQRSSKKKMGRQVNCQMRLKNTSPVVLVGKPKGMLRQPQSLSVPEEGGKKPVPRVPRGRGVACGVVKPTMESARSAVPPAAGSGPPKEIPMQRHVTVVSRSEKRLTVPPRFQKELQVHLSRKSSVDSNDNLNTSIVETRTAASGRSAPNINEVQNRIKEILNKYRNGIWVSKMAQIYQEMYWDELSTAVLSQLEHWPHICTVEKVCTGDQIDGLLYPAKGISPPVKSDTEQEKASQNVTSKVDPLLKPSMESDSASLSSDFKQKVVNILKKYSSGLWANALPKLYQDTYQAKFPEGILNNLELLSDICVVNYVSNAPKKAILYVKPQRCTDENLNVTEKVQTPDNVKATAEHQYEESKEWYPEKVTVPPLLIPSEGPVSIMVVELNNTNEVIIRYVGKDYSYAQEQMEDDMRAYYSQNRAVLQAQSLSVGQLVVVHTEDEAWLRARIISVEDKKIKVYYVDHGFSEVVESNSVYKLHKQFCSLPFQVAKCKLAGLEVFCDDPALVKAVDLQACSKILAVEILERSDPPLFVLYDTSGEDDININATCLKALYDKSFELHLQVDALYTNVRVTSVLSDGSLYCQLPSKGLSRLSEILQKIEDHFLHKTSEFNVSLPFCGKICLLPCKGKWARVEITIIHSRRALGVRFVDTGTVATVEASDLREIPSQFLREVIAIPPQAVTCCLADLPPNTGMWTPDAVLWLRDKVTSCPEFSMKVVKQDAAKGIAHVYLFAPENFPDVDRSVNRQIVNADLWKHQKDVFLSVTPRGTTSAKVTGDTVSALQLNRGRLEKSFSDSAEPAVEPSSAVSASDMPPPLPLSKVGGLMDVYVSVACHPGHFVVQPWKELHNLEALMEEMILYYSMAEERPVNIEKNKLYAAKIENHWYRVIIKGILRNGFLSVYELDYGKHELVSIEKVQPLLDKFRKLPFQAIRAQLAGVKSQQWSEEASIMFRNRVEKKPLVAQIQAINESTNSWDRKIVTYLVDTSLPDIDTWIHDFVSQSLAELSKAD, encoded by the exons ATGACTTGCCATGCTGTTGCTTGCCCCGAGACCGTGCAGATCGCTCAGCTGGTGGCCCGGCAGAGGAGTTCCAAGAAGAAGATGGGTCGGCAAGTGAACTGCCAGATGAGGCTGAAGAACACGTCTCCGGTTGTGCTTGTAG GGAAGCCCAAAGGGATGCTGCGACAGCCCCAGTCCCTGAGCGTGCCCGAAGAAGGCGGCAAGAAGCCGGTTCCCCGCGTGCCGCGGGGCAGAGGGGTGGCGTGCGGCGTGGTGAAGCCCACCATGGAGAGCGCCCGCTCTGCTGTGCCTCCAGCCGCTGGGAGCGGCCCGCCCAAGGAGATCCCGATGCAGAGGCACGTCACTGTGGTCAGCAG GTCTGAGAAGAGACTGACTGTCCCACCACGATTTCAAAAGGAGCTGCAAGTTCACTTGTCCAGAAAATCTTCTGTCGATTCAAATG ataACTTAAATACATCCATTGTGGAAACACGTACTGCTGCCTCTGGTCGTTCTGCCCCTAATATTAATGAAGTCCAAAATCGCATTAAGGAGATCTTGAACAAGTACAGAAATGGTATTTGGGTATCGAAGATGGCACAGATCTACCAGGAAATGTACTGGGATGagctcagcacagcagtgctcagTCAGCTTGAGCACTGGCCTCATATCTGCACA gtgGAGAAAGTATGCACAGGTGATCAGATAGATGGGCTTCTTTATCCTGCTAAGGGAATATCGCCACCTGTGAAAAGTGATACAGAGCAAGAAAAGGCATCTCAGAATGTCACTTCAAAAGTGGACCCGTTGTTAAAACCAAGTATGGAGTCTGATTCTGCCTCACTTAGTAGTGACTTCAAGCAAAAAGTTGTTAATATCCTGAAGAAGTATTCCAGTGGTCTCTGGGCTAATGCGCTTCCCAAATTGTACCAAGACACTTACCAAGCAAAATTTCCAGAAGGCATTCTAAATAACCTGGAGTTGCTCTCAGATATATGCGTTGTTAATTATGTATCTAATGCCCCCAAAAAGGCTATCCTCTACGTAAAACCCCAAAGATGCACCGATGAGAATCTGAATGTCACAGAGAAGGTCCAGACACCCGACAATGTGAAGGCCACAGCTGAACACCAGTATGAAGAATCCAAGGAGTGGTATCCAGAAAAAGTAACTGTTCCTCCTCTACTCATTCCATCAGAAGGACCTGTCTCCATCATGGTGGTAGAATTGAACAACACTAATGAGGTTATAATTAG GTATGTGGGGAAAGATTATTCTTACGCCCAGGAACAAATGGAAGATGACATGAGAGCATACTATAGTCAGAACCGCGCAGTGTTACAAGCTCAGTCTCTGAGTGTTGGGCAACTTGTTGTTGTACACACTGAAGATGAGGCCTGGCTGCGTGCTCGGATAATTTCTGtggaagacaagaaaataaag GTGTACTATGTTGACCATGGCTTCAGTGAAGTTGTTGAAAGCAACAGTGTGTACAAACTACACAAGCAGTTCTGTTCGCTTCCATTTCAAGTTGCAAAATGTAAACTGGCAG GGCTGGAAGTCTTCTGTGATGATCCTGCCCTAGTAAAGGCTGTAGACTTGCAGGCATGCTCCAAGATACTTGCTGTGGAAATACTGGAAAGGAGTGATCCTCCTCTTTTTGTTCTCTATGACACTTCTGGAGAAGATGACATCAACATTAATGCTACTTGTCTGAAGGCTTTGTATGACAAATCCTTTGAACTACACCTACAG GTAGATGCACTATATACAAATGTCAGAGTAACCAGTGTTCTCTCAGATGGAAGTCTGTATTGCCAACTGCCATCTAAAGGCTTGTCTAGGCTTTCTGAAATCTTGCAGAAGATAGAAGACCACTTCCTTCACAAG ACATCAGAGTTTAATGTATCACTGCCTTTCTGTGGGAAAATCTGCTTGTTaccttgcaaaggaaaatgGGCACGTGTAGAG ATAACAATCATTCACAGTAGACGGGCGCTTGGTGTACGCTTCGTGGACACTGGAACAGTTGCAACCGTAGAAGCTTCAGACCTAAGAGAAATCCCATCACAATTCCTGAGAGAAGTAATTGCAATACCTCCTCAG GCTGTAACATGCTGCCTAGCAGATCTGCCTCCCAACACTGGCATGTGGACTCCAGATGCTGTACTGTGGCTGAGAGATAAAGTAACAAGTTGTCCTGAATTTAGCATGAAG GTGGTTAAACAGGATGCTGCAAAGGGAATTGCACACGTTTACTTGTTTGCTCCAGAGAATTTCCCTGACGTGGATCGTAGTGTCAATCGTCAGATTGTAAACGCAGACCTGTGGAAGCAtcagaaagatgttttcttgAGCGTTACGCCCAGGGGGACCACCTCCGCCAAAGTGACAGGTGATACAGTTTCAGCACTGCAGTTAAATCGGGGAAGGCTAGAGAAGAGTTTCTCTGATTCAGCTGAGCCTGCTGTGGAGCCCAGTAGTGCTGTGTCTGCCAGTGATATGCCTCCACCCCTACCCTTGTCAAAGGTTGGTGGGCTCATGGATGTCTATGTCTCAGTGGCATGCCATCCAGGTCACTTTGTTGTCCAGCCTTGGAAAGAGCTACATAACCTGGAAGCCCTAATGGAAGAAATGATCTTGTACTACAGCATGGCTGAAGAGAGACCTGTGAACATTGAAAAAAACAAGTTGTATGCAGCTAAAATTGAAAATCA TTGGTACAGGGTGATAATAAAAGGAATCCTTAGAAATGGGTTTCTGTCGGTGTACGAGCTGGACTATGGTAAACATGAGCTTGTCAGCATAGAGAAGGTACAGCCACTCCTGGATAAATTCAGAAAACTACCTTTCCAAGCTATAAGAGCTCAGCTTGCAG GAGTGAAAAGCCAGCAGTGGTCAGAAGAGGCGTCAATAATGTTTCGGAATCGAGTAGAGAAGAAACCCTTGGTGGCGCAGATACAGGCAATTAATGAAAGTACTAACTCTTGGGATCGAAAAATAGTGACTTACTTAGTGGACACGTCTCTTCCAGATATTGATACGTGGATTCATGACTTTGTGTCTCAAAGTCTTGCGGAACTTTCAAAAGCTGATTAA